The proteins below come from a single Haemorhous mexicanus isolate bHaeMex1 chromosome 20, bHaeMex1.pri, whole genome shotgun sequence genomic window:
- the BPTF gene encoding nucleosome-remodeling factor subunit BPTF isoform X2, whose product MRGRRGRPPKQQQPAAAAAPASAPAPAGPIGGLRSRQRGSSRGRWAAAAQAETAGPKQKGAGAAQASSPAAAASPRGGGKRKAGGGGSSTPGGGGSGGKGRGRAGAAGAGGGGGAGGSCNSQGRAASSRRSISKVVYDDHESEEEEESMVSEEEEEEGDPEDNQDSEEEEEEIMEEEDDDDSDYPEEMEDEDDASYCTESSFRSHSTYSSTPGRRRQRAHRPRSPILEEKDIPPLEFPKSSEDLMVPSEHIMNVIAIYEVLRNFGTVLRLSPFRFEDFCAALVSQEQCTLMAEMHIVLLKAVLREEDTSNTTFGPADLKDSVNSTLYFIDGMTWPEVLRVYCESDKEYHHVLPYQETEDYPYGPVENKIKVLQFLVDQFLTTNIAREELMSEGVIQYDDHCRVCHKLGDLLCCETCSAVYHLECVKPPLEEVPEDEWQCEVCVAHQVPGVTDCVAEIQKNKPYIRHEPIGYDRHRRKYWFLNRRIIIEEDSESEKDKKIWYYSTKIQLAELIECLDKDYWEADLCKTLDEMREEVHRHMDVTEDLTNKARGSNKSFLSAANDEILDIIRARKGEIVEDKNTGDEEAEKAKSDVDNDQTDAERDKEESGDQDKIEETQSEQDVEKEKTEEATVVGDKSNSVTSSTDDSTTNPSAGENSCSEGKDAVGCQSETLDSNNVAEKKVASELPLELSEETGQMIPSSGSAAPPQADVENSSVSELGSGQNDSIKTLDDAENAERGSQASEDIGEKSNGDRSDSPGAGKGTPGSTRMLTRLRNPDSKLSQMKSQQVAAAANEANKLYKETREVLVVNSQGEVSRVSTKKDVVIKGNINNYFKLGQEGKYRVYHNQYATNSFALNKHQHREDHDKRRHLSHKFCLTPAGEFKWNGSVHGSKVLTISTLRLTIIQLENNIPASFLHPNWASHRSNWIKAVQMCSKPREFALALAILECAIKPVVMLPIWRESLGHTRLRRMTAIEREEKEKVKKKERKQEEEETMQQATWVKYTFPVKHQVWKQKGEEYRVTGYGGWSWISKTHVHRFMPKLPGNTNANYRKLLSTKSEDEKCNLDKRKGTAKVKPERDRAKDSRDLQAKDKADVSETLEKVQVKEEKLREDKLEVDTVSENLGHAKDTVEKDMDGENDKVIKEEPMDVDDVKIESSIKDEESHCKRDIINVSEGFHLRTCYKRKVKSSKLDGLLERRIKQFTLEEKQRLEKMRLEAGAKTGGIRSVSPQKNTDELQARNGKEGSQFGSPSQDQSYISDKTQAEDAEQDCLPISSISSTKTGDEDESFLPLSNRLSKEGQLLDENSPQSSEGDSSVQNDGRENNPAPSTADKCQGQEALGESESSLVDGLKQTSAEGRIKWDGSETTEKSLKQKLPITRVSQRELENLGPVVPESSCRRDAVGTLEKSDSEGNSEQQSKDPENNCMIKSHMETMSSQESEMEEEIAPVKTESKSEKMIFHQKSANKDLEPFKTGLISERNLESQSLEHMDGENDNKDILSSKLTEANGRKKGQELKVETGTMNKYLDQTNVNTITDKKNNIDEETETEKEKSSFQMNGKDNDIKALSHDDCLVKNACEAKAGGDIEPKVNNINKAIPEHEIKPLTFKESSVKPFMNGDIMGEDTKDKNNVDSKSHLQSSPESESGESPADEVPKCMQKSEENQLSPERSASVGSASLPTQPVCKENNLNSETESMETEASEEKKVAPSPVTSCEESSLSSHFADQNGVQAYKMENINGESKMKTVITEVTTTTSTVSTESKTVFKVAETGAASDERTTVVSSTENCAISTVTTTTTVTKLTTPASESNSDVISVQEHSKTVVTTTVTDSLTTPEGTLVTSMTVSKEYSTKDKVKLMKFTRPKKTRSGTALPSYRKFVTKSSKKSIFVLPNDDLKKLARRGGIREVPYFNYNAKPALDIWPYPSPRPTFGITWRYRLQTVKSLAGVSLMLRLLWACLKWDDMAAKAPPGGGTTRTETTETEITTTEIIKRRDVGPYGIRSEYCIRKVICPIGVPEAPKETPTPQRKGLRSSALRPKRPETPKQTGPVIMETWVAEEELELWEIRAFAERVEKEKAQAVEQQAKVSEQKKAEEFKAQLEAQLKHQRLAAQQKRLEQQKQIPAGGVVPAATTASSTAATVSTPQKVVVGPLTGPVPTGTKVVLTTKVGSPATVTFQQNKNFHQTFATWVKQGQSSTATSTAATSATTIASTGQTFQLSGSPVTMAGKVITKLPLPANSKIVAVNVPSTQGGVVQVQQKVLGIIPSTTGASQTFTSFQPRTATVTIRPNTTGTLGTTSTSQVVQGTPLRPGMTVIRTPLQQSTLGKAIIRTPVVVQQGQTQQVVTQIIRGQPVSTAVSSTSTASSSTGQKTITSSGTAPQQVQPQTPAPPPRPQQGQVKLTMAQLTQLTQGQGGSQGLTVVIQGQGQTTGQLQLIPQGVTVIPGPGQQLMQAAMPNGTIQRFLFTPLPAAATTASTTTTTVSTSTSAAGEAKPALQAPPAPAVPAGQGQPQGQPTAQPAGPQPQGAQAEAQSQPEAPGDSAAPPEAQPSKSPAQSPAQAPGLSPAPGPMQPPPAGLAPGQAQAQHPAQVVMKQNAVIEHLKQKKTLTPAEREENQRMIVCNQVMKYILDKIDKEEKQAAKKRKREESVEQKRSKQNATKLSALLFKHKEQLKAEILKKRALLDKDLQIEVQEELKKDLTKIKKEKERAQAAAAAAAAAAAAAAAAAPPPPPPVPPAPPQLPAASVTSSSSTTVPVPVSSQKRKREEEKDSSASKSKKKKMISTTSKETKKDTKLYCICKTPYDESKFYIGCDLCTNWYHGECVGITEKEAKKMDVYICNECKRAQEGSSEELYCICRTPYDESQFYIGCDRCQNWYHGRCVGILQSEADLIDEYVCPQCQSTEDAMTVLSPLTDKDYEGLRRVLRSLQAHKMAWPFLEPVDPNDAPDYYGVIKEPMDLATMEERILKRYYKKVTEFVADMTKIFDNCRYYNPSDSPFYQCAEVLESFFVQKLKGFKASRSHNNKLQSTAS is encoded by the exons GTAGGAGAAGACAGAGAGCACATCGTCCTCGTTCTCCAATATTGGAAGAAAAAGATATCCCACCCTTGGAGTTTCCTAAATCCTCAGAGGACTTAATGGTGCCTAGTGAGCATATAATGAATGTTATTGCCATCTATGAGGTACTAAGGAACTTTGGCACTGTTTTGCGCCTCTCTCCTTTTCGTTTTGAGGacttctgtgctgctctggtaAGTCAAGAGCAGTGCACACTTATGGCAGAGATGCATATAGTGCTGTTAAAAGCAGTTTTACGTGAAGAAGACACTTCAAATACTACCTTTGGACCTGCTGACCTCAAAGATAGCGTTAATTCCACTTTGTATTTCATAGATGGAATGACGTGGCCAGAGGTTCTGCGGGTATATTGTGAGAGTGACAAGGAATACCATCATGTTCTTCCTTACCAAGAGACAGAGGACTATCCTTATGGACCAGTAGAGAATAAAATCAAAGTTCTGCAGTTCTTAGTGGATCAGTTTCTTACCACAAACATTGCACGTGAGGAGTTAATGTCAGAAGGTGTTATTCAGTATGATGATCATTGTAGGGTTTGTCACAAACTCGGGGATTTGCTTTGCTGTGAGACTTGCTCGGCCGTGTACCACTTGGAGTGTGTGAAGCCCCCCCTGGAGGAGGTGCCCGAAGACGAGTGGCAGTGCGAGGTCTGCGTGGCACATCAGGTGCCTGGAGTGACTGACTGTGTGGCTGAaatccaaaaaaacaaaccGTACATCCGCCACGAGCCCATCGGCTACGACAGGCACCGGCGGAAATACTGGTTCCTCAACAGGAGGATCATCAT AGAGGAAGATTCAGAAAGTGAGAAGGATAAGAAAATCTGGTACTACAGCACAAAGATCCAGCTGGCAGAGTTGATTGAATGCCTGGACAAGGATTACTGGGAGGCTGACCTATGCAAAACCCTAGACGAGATGCGTGAAGAAGTTCATCGGCACATGGATGTGACAGAGGACCTTACAAACAAAGCAAGGGGCAGCAACAAGTCTTTCCTTTCTGCAGCAAATG ATGAAATTTTGGACATTATCAGagcaagaaaaggagaaatagtGGAAGATAAAAACACAGGAGAtgaggaagcagaaaaggccaAAAGTGATGTTGATAATGACCAGACAGATGCTGAGAGAGACAAGGAAGAATCTGGAGACCAAGATAAAATTGAGGAAACACAGAGTGAGCAAGatgtggaaaaagagaaaacagaag AGGCAACAGTCGTTGGGGATAAAAGTAACTCTGTGACCTCCAGCACTGATGACAGCACCACAAATCCTTCTGCAGGAGAGAATAGTTGCTCTGAAGGGAAGGACGCAGTGGGGTGTCAGTCAGAAACCCTTGATAGCAACAACGTGGCAGAGAAGAAGGTGGCATCAGAGCTCCCTCTGGAACTCTCAG AAGAAACTGGTCAGATGATCCCCAGCAGTGGTTCTGCTGCACCTCCACAGGCAGATGTTGAGAACAGCAGTGTCAGCGAGCTGGGCTCTGGCCAGAATGACTCCATTAAGACTCTTGATGATGCTGAAAATGCAGAGAGGGGATCCCAGGCTTCAGAGGATATAG GAGAGAAATCCAATGGTGACAGAAGTGATTCTCCAGGTGCAGGGAAGGGCACACCAGGCTCGACACGGATGCTCACCAGATTGAGAAATCCAGATAGCAAACTGAGCCAGATGAAAAGCCAGCAggttgctgctgcagcaaatgAAGCAAACAAGTTATATAAAGAAACCAGAGAG gTTCTGGTGGTCAACTCTCAAGGCGAAGTGTCCCGAGTGAGCACCAAGAAGGACGTTGTGATTAAAGGAAATATCAACAACTATTTCAaactggggcaggaggggaagtACCGTGTGTATCACAATCAGTATGCCACCAATTCCTTTGCTCTGAAcaagcaccagcacagggaggaccACGACAAGAGGCGACACCTCTCACACAAATTCTGCCTGACCCCAGCTGGAGAGTTCAAGTGGAATGGTTCTGTGCATGGCTCCAAAGTTCTCACCATATCCACCCTGAGGCTGACCATTATTCAGCTAGAAAATAATATCCCAGCATCCTTCCTTCACCCTAATTGGGCTTCCCACAG GTCTAACTGGATTAAGGCTGTTCAGATGTGCAGCAAACCCAGAGAATTTGCACTAGCACTGGCTATTTTGGAGTGTGCAATCAAACCAGTTGTCATGCTGCCCATCTGGCGGGAATCCTTGGGGCATACGAg ATTACGCAGAATGACAGCAatagaaagagaagaaaaggagaaagtgaaaaaaaaagagagaaaacaagaagaagaagaaacaatGCAGCAAGCTACATGGGTGAAATACACATTTCCTGTCAAACACCAG gtttggaaacaaaaaggagaGGAATATAGAGTAACAGGATatggaggctggagctggattAGTAAAACCCATGTCCACAGGTTTATGCCCAAACTGCCAGGAAATACTAATGCAAATTACAGAAAATTGCTATCAA CAAAGAGCGAAGATGAAAAATGCAACTTGGATAAACGAAAAGGTACAGCTAAGGTAAAAccagagagagacagagcaaAGGATTCTCGAGATCTGCAAGCAAAAGACAAAGCAGATGTTTCAGAAACCTTGGAGAAAGTAcaagtaaaagaagaaaagttgcGTGAAGACAAATTAGAAGTTGACACAGTTTCTGAAAACTTAGGTCATGCAAAAGACACAG TGGAAAAAGACATGGATGGTGAAAATGATAAAGTCATCAAAGAAGAACCTATGGATGTGGATGATGTGAAAATTGAATCCTCCATAAAAGATGAGGAAAGTCATTGTAAGCGGGATATAATCAATGTCAGTGAGGGATTTCATTTAAGGACTTGCTACAAAAGGAAAGTAAAATCATCAAAATTAGATGGACTCCTGGAGCGGCGAATCAAGCAGTTTACGCTGGAGGAAAAACAGCGTCTAGAAAAGATGAGGCTGGAGGCTGGTGCTAAAACTGGGGGTATTCGGTCTGTGAGCCCCCAGAAAAACACAGATGAGCTACAAGCCAGGAATGGGAAAGAAGGAAGCCAGTTTGGCTCTCCTTCCCAGGATCAAAGCTACATCTCAGACAAGACCCAAGCTGAAGATGCAGAACAGGACTGTTTGCCCATCAGCAGCATTTCCTCTACCAAAACTGGGGATGAAGATGAATCATTTTTGCCTTTGTCAAACAGGCTCTCAAAAgaggggcagctgctggatgAGAACTCCCCTCAATCCTCTGAAGGAGACAGCTCTGTTCAGAATGATGGCAGAGAAAACAACCCTGCGCCTTCGACTGCTGATAAGTGTCAAGGACAAGAGGCTCTTGGAGAGTCTGAGAGCTCCTTAGTGGATGGCTTGAAACAAACCAGTGCAGAAGGCAGAATCAAATGGGATGGTTcagaaacaactgaaaaatCCTTGAAACAAAAGCTACCTATTACCAGAGTTTCTCAGCGAGAACTTGAAAACTTAGGGCCAGTGGTACCTGAGAGCAGCTGTAGAAGAGATGCTGTGGGCACTCTTGAAAAATCAGACTCAGAAGGGAATTCTGAACAGCAAAGCAAAGATCCAGAAAACAACTGTATGATAAAAAGCCATATGGAAACCATGTCCTCTCAAGAAAGTGAAATGGAGGAAGAAATTGCTCCCGTAAAGACTGAAAGTAAATCTGAAAAGATGATATTTCACCAAAAATCAGCTAATAAAGATCTAGAACCATTTAAAACAGGGCTGATTTCTGAAAGAAACCTTGAAAGTCAAAGTCTGGAACACATGGATGGGGAAAATGATAACAAAGATATACTGAGCTCTAAACTGACAGAGGCTAATGGTCGAAAGAAAGGTCAGGAACTGAAAGTGGAGACAGGTACCATGAACAAATATCTTGATCAGACAAATGTAAATACTATTACTGACAAAAAGAATAATATAGATGAAGAAactgagacagaaaaagaaaaatcatcatttcaAATGAATGGAAAAGACAATGACATTAAAGCATTATCACATGATGACTGCTTAGTGAAAAATGCCTGTGAAGCTAAGGCAGGGGGTGATATTGAACCAAAagttaataatattaataaagcCATTCCAgaacatgaaataaaaccacTGACTTTTAAAGAATCTTCAGTAAAACCATTCATGAATGGTGACATCATGGGAGAGGACACAAAGGATAAAAATAATGTGGACTCAAAGTCACATCTGCAGAGTTCACCTGAGTCTGAGTCTGGAGAGAGTCCAGCAGATGAAGTGCCCAAGTGTATGCAGAAAAGTGAAGAAAACCAGCTTTCTCCTGAGAGATCTGCCAGTGTGggctctgcttccctgccaaCACAGCCTGTCTGTAAAGAAAATAACCTGAACAGTGAAACAGAATCTATGGAAACTGAAGCAAGTGAGGAGAAGAAAGTTGCTCCATCTCCTGTAACCTCATGTGAGGAATCCAGCTTGAGCAGTCACTTTGCTGACCAGAATGGGGTACAGGcatataaaatggaaaatattaatggagaaagtaaaatgaaaactgtTATTACTGAAGTGACTACCACAACCTCAACTGTGTCCACAGAGTCCAAAACGGTGTTTAAGGTTGCAGAGACTGGAGCTGCCAGTGATGAGAGGACCACAGTTGTTTCCTCTACAGAAAACTGTGCCATCTCCACtgtcaccaccaccaccactgtcACCAAGCTCACCACTCCAGCCTCAGAGAGTAACTCTGATGTCATCTCTGTCCAGGAGCACAGTAAAACAGTGGTTACAACCACAGTCACCGACTCACTGACCACCCCAGAAGGCACATTGGTGACTTCCATGACTGTCAGCAAAGAATAttccacaaaagacaaagtgaaGTTAATGAAATTCACAAGACCCAAAAAAACTCGTTCTGGAACTGCCTTGCCATCTTACAGGAAATTTGTTAccaaaagcagtaaaaaaagcATCTTTGTTTTACCCAATGATGACTTAAAAAAGCTagccaggagaggagggatCAGAGAGGTTCCTTATTTCAATTACAATGCAAAGCCTGCCTTGGATATCTGGCCATATCCATCCCCAAGACCAACATTTGGGATCACTTGGAG GTACCGACTCCAAACAGTCAAATCATTGGCTGGAGTGAGCCTGATGTTGAGGTTATTGTGGGCTTGTCTCAAGTGGGATGATATGGCAGCAAAAGCTCCCCCTGGGGGAGGAACCACAAGGACAG AAACAACTGAAACTGAAATTACAACAACAGAAATAATCAAGCGGAGAGATGTTGGGCCGTATGGGATCCGCTCAGAGTACTGTATAAGGAAAGTCATTTGTCCCATCGGTGTACCAGAGGCTCCAaaag AAACTCCAACACCCCAGAGGAAGGGACTGCGATCAAGTGCCCTCAGGCCAAAAAGGCCAGAAACACCCAAGCAAACAGGCCCTGTTATAATGGAAACTTGGGTCGCAGAGGAGGAGTTGGAACTGTGGGAGATCAGGGCATTTGCTGAAAG ggtggagaaggaaaaggcacaGGCAGTTGAACAACAGGCTAAGGTTAGTGAACAGAAGAAGGCAGAGGAGTTCAAGGCCCAATTGGAGGCTCAGCTAAAACACCAACGTTTGGCTGCCCAGCAG AAAcggctggagcagcagaagcagatcCCTGCAGGAGGTGTGgtccctgcagccaccacagccagcagcactgcagccacagtCTCCACACCCCAGAAAGTCGTGGTGGGCCCTCTGAcaggccctgtccccacaggaacCAAAGTAGTGCTCACCACTAAAGTGGGGTCTCCAGCTACAGTAACATTCCAACAGAACAAGAATTTCCATCAAACTTTTGCTACTTGGGTTAAGCAAGGCCAGTCTTCAACAG CCACTAGCACAGCTGCCACCTCAGCCACAACCAttgccagcacagggcagaccTTCCAGCTCTCAGGCAGCCCAGTAACGATGGCAGGGAAAGTGATAACTAAGCTGCCACTCCCTGCAAACAGCAAGATTGTTGCCGTCAATGTGCCATCAACTCAAGGAG gTGTGGTTCAAGTTCAGCAAAAGGTATTGGGTATCATTCCATCAACTACAGGTGCAAGTCAAACCTTTACTTCATTCCAGCCAAGGACAGCAACTGTAACCATTAGGCCAAACACCACAGGGACGTTAGGAACGACAAGCACTTCACAA GTGGTGCAGGGGACGCCGCTGCGCCCCGGGATGACGGTGATCCGGACCCCGCTGCAGCAGTCCACCCTTGGCAAGGCCATCATTCGAACACCTGTAGTGGTGCAACAAG GTCAGACACAGCAAGTGGTGACTCAGATAATCAGGGGTCAGCCTGTCTCAACAGCAGTTTCTAGTACCAGCACAGCTTCTTCCAGCACTGGGCAGAAAACCATCACAAGTTCTGGGACAGCCCCTCAACAAGTTCAGCCACAGACCCCAGCACCACCCCCTCgccctcagcagggccaggtgAAGCTGACAATGGCCCAGCTCACCCAGCTCACACAGGGGCAG gGTGGCAGTCAAGGCTTAACTGTGGTAATTCAGGGACAAGGTCAAACTACTGGTCAGTTACAATTAATCCCTCAGGGTGTGACTGTAATACCTGGTCCAGGACAGCAGCTTATGCAAGCAGCTATGCCAAATGGTACAATTCAGAGATTTCTGTTCACCCCACTACCAGCAGCTGCTACTACAGCTAGCACAACTACAACCACCGTTTCTACTTCCACCTCGG CTGCAGGGGAAGCCAAGCCGGCTCTGCAGGCGCCTCCAGCACCGGCCGTGCCTgcggggcaggggcagccccagggccagcccaCGGCCCAGCCCGCGGGGCCTCAGCCCCAGGGCGCCCAGGCCGAGGCCCAGAGCCAGCCCGAGGCTCCCGGGGACTCTGCGGCCCCTCCCGAAGCTCAGCCCTCCAAGTCTCCGGCTCAgtctccagcccaggctccGGGGCTCTCTCCAGCACCAGGCCCGATGCAGCCCCCGCCCGCGGGGCTGGCCCCAGGCCAGGCCCAGGCTCAGCATCCAGCTCAG GTGGTTATGAAGCAGAATGCTGTCATAGAACATTTGAAACAGAAGAAGACACTGACTCCAgctgaaagggaagaaaatcagaG AATGATTGTGTGCAACCAAGTGATGAAATATATTCTGGATAAGAtagacaaagaagaaaaacaggcaGCTAAGAAACGGAAGCGAGAAGAGAGTGTGGAGCAGAAGCGGAGCAAACAGAACGCGACCaagctctcagctctgcttttcaagcataaggagcagctgaaagctgaaatactgaaaaaaagagcCCTTCTGGACAAAGATCTGCAGATTGAAGTGCAG GAGGAGCTAAAGAAAGACTTGActaaaattaagaaagaaaaagaaagagcccaggcagcagctgctgcagcagcagctgcagctgctgcggccgccgccgctgccccgccACCACcgccaccagtgccaccagcaccgccacagctgccagcagccagtgtcacctcctcctcctccaccactGTCCCCGTGCCAGTCTCCTCCCAGAAGAGGAAACgagaggaggagaaagattCCTCGGCTTCCAagtccaagaaaaagaaaatgatttCTACTACCTCAAAGGAAACGAAGAAGGACACAAAGCTTTACTGCATCTGTAAAACGCCTTACGACGAGTCCAA GTTCTATATTGGCTGTGATCTTTGTACTAACTGGTATCATGGAGAATGTGTTGGAATCACAGAAAAGGAGGCTAAGAAAATGGATGTGTACATCTGTAATGAGTGTAAACGGGCACAAGAGGGCAGCAGTGAGGAGTTGTACTGTATCTGCAGAACACCTTATGATGAGTCGCA ATTTTACATTGGCTGTGACCGATGCCAGAACTGGTACCACGGGCGCTGCGTGGGCATCCTGCAGAGCGAGGCCGATCTCATCGATGAGTAcgtgtgtccccagtgccagtcCACAGAGGATGCCATGACTGTGCTCAGCCCACTCACAGATAAGGACTATGAAGGCTTGAGGAGGGTCCTGCGCTCCTTGCAG GCTCACAAGATGGCATGGCCATTCCTAGAACCAGTGGATCCCAACGATGCCCCAGATTATTATGGTGTCATCAAAGAACCAATGG